In the genome of Diachasmimorpha longicaudata isolate KC_UGA_2023 chromosome 19, iyDiaLong2, whole genome shotgun sequence, one region contains:
- the LOC135171190 gene encoding zinc finger protein SNAI1-like: MFVDEMPRSFVKKNNSYSHCPLKKRPVQLTVYDDVAESVKDEIIDVVTDDIPEPENLSTKPEDLSKSAPKRRSASRSPSPVPHKHIHVDQEIPSSSSASIYPPRPTTPPVGIAPVHPLVKKERVEVIQHDGAVPTGAMHLMGSKPPLGPLNLNTPVEPVAHYATPAWTRTAPMYPPHYLPYPSYRFHHPGAELYPSYPLPAYPHSPDHPASSPPPMQHSALTCPTIQRPIARSYAHWAASSPDHCGLSPTSSVGYSSLRSPPPVTPEDLSSPGSDSGRSSAGSTSAGSTILMKIENNTSPITNSSTNQTTASPRYQCPDCGKSYSTYSGLSKHQQFHCAAAEGQTKKSFSCKYCEKIYVSLGALKMHIRTHTLPCKCHLCGKAFSRPWLLQGHIRTHTGEKPFSCQHCNRAFADRSNLRAHLQTHSDVKKYSCTSCSKTFSRMSLLTKHQEGGCPGMNVPIGYGC, from the exons ATGTTCGTCGACGAGATGCCACGAAGCTTCGTCAAGAAGAACAACAGCTACAGCCACTGTCCCCTGAAGAAGAGGCCAGTGCAGCTGACGGTGTACGACGACGTCGCGGAATCAGTAAAAG ACGAGATAATCGACGTCGTCACCGACGACATTCCCGAACCGGAGAACCTCAGCACGAAACCGGAGGATCTCAGTAAATCAGCTCCAAAGCGTCGATCAGCCTCACGTTCCCCGTCGCCAGTACCTCACAAGCACATTCACGTCGACCAGGAAATTCCGTCGTCATCGTCGGCGTCAATCTACCCACCGCGACCGACGACGCCGCCCGTCGGTATCGCTCCGGTTCATCCGCTAGTGAAGAAGGAACGAGTGGAGGTGATTCAGCACGACGGGGCAGTGCCAACGGGTGCGATGCACTTGATGGGGTCGAAACCACCCTTAGGTCCACTCAACCTTAACACCCCAGTGGAGCCAGTGGCACATTATGCCACCCCAGCGTGGACGCGGACAGCGCCGATGTATCCGCCGCACTATTTACCGTATCCTTCCTATCGTTTCCATCATCCTGGTGCTGAGCTGTACCCATCCTACCCCCTGCCAGCCTATCCTCACTCCCCAGATCACCCCGCGTCATCGCCACCCCCAATGCAGCACTCAGCCCTCACCTGTCCGACGATCCAACGTCCAATAGCCAGGAGTTATGCGCACTGGGCAGCTTCGAGTCCAGATCACTGTGGGCTATCGCCAACGAGCTCCGTGGGGTATTCATCCCTTCGTTCACCACCCCCAGTCACCCCAGAGGATCTGTCATCACCCGGAAGTGACAGCGGACGATCGTCAGCTGGCAGCACATCAGCCGGATCCACGATCTTGATGAAAATTGAGAACAATACGAGCCCCATCACCAACAGCTCCACCAATCAGACGACAGCATCACCCAGGTACCAGTGCCCGGACTGCGGTAAATCATACTCCACGTACTCGGGTCTGTCCAAGCATCAGCAGTTTCACTGCGCCGCCGCTGAGGGACAGACGAAGAAGTCATTCTCCTGCAAGTACTGCGAGAAAATTTACGTCAGTCTGGGTGCGTTGAAGATGCACATCAGGACTCATACGCTACCCTGCAAGTGCCATCTCTGTGGTAAGGCATTCTCAAGGCCTTGGCTACTCCAAGGACACATCAGGACACATACTGGGGAGAAACCCTTCAGCTGTCAACATTGTAATCGAGCTTTTGCTGACAGGAGCAACCTCAGGGCACATCTCCAGACTCACAGCGATGTCAAGAAGTACTCCTGCACTTCATGCAGCAAAACGTTCAGCAGAATGTCGTTGCTTACGAAACATCAGGAGGGCGGATGTCCTGGTATGAATGTTCCCATTGGTTATGGATGTTAA